The following are encoded in a window of Patescibacteria group bacterium genomic DNA:
- a CDS encoding acylphosphatase yields MQLKMLVSGKVQGVWYRASTAKIACDLGLKGYAKNLSDGSVEIVAIGAKAPLEKLRKWCELGPSKAQVDWVAEEWSESAENFADFAVI; encoded by the coding sequence ATGCAGCTCAAAATGCTTGTCTCCGGCAAAGTCCAAGGCGTCTGGTACCGCGCCTCGACTGCGAAGATCGCCTGCGATTTAGGTCTGAAAGGCTATGCGAAAAACTTGAGCGATGGCTCAGTCGAGATTGTCGCGATCGGCGCGAAAGCACCACTAGAAAAACTCAGAAAATGGTGCGAACTCGGACCGAGCAAAGCGCAGGTCGATTGGGTCGCAGAAGAGTGGAGCGAGTCAGCGGAAAATTTCGCGGACTTCGCCGTGATTTAA
- a CDS encoding nucleoside monophosphate kinase, which translates to MQDIILFGMQGSGKGTQARILADKFGYKIFETGGQLRKLASEDSPLGQKVKEITTAGKLVPNEIVMEIVENFLQNLPENETAIFDGIPRSESQRASLEAEFAKVGRRPLAVYIALTREEALTRLLGRKTCAGCGKIFGAKDNSAALEKCPVCGGELKIRADDTAEAIATRLDVYENETVPAIEKYRAEGRLVEIDGTQSVAAVTAAIAAKLAN; encoded by the coding sequence ATGCAAGACATCATTCTCTTCGGGATGCAGGGCAGTGGCAAAGGCACGCAGGCGCGCATTCTCGCTGACAAATTCGGCTACAAAATTTTCGAGACGGGTGGACAGTTGCGCAAATTGGCGAGTGAAGATTCGCCGCTCGGACAAAAAGTGAAAGAGATTACGACGGCGGGCAAATTAGTCCCGAATGAAATCGTGATGGAAATCGTCGAGAATTTTTTGCAGAATTTGCCTGAAAACGAGACGGCGATTTTCGACGGAATTCCTCGCAGCGAATCACAACGCGCCTCGCTCGAAGCGGAATTCGCTAAAGTCGGTCGGCGACCGCTCGCGGTCTACATCGCCCTGACGCGCGAGGAGGCGCTCACGCGTTTGCTCGGTCGCAAGACTTGCGCGGGTTGTGGCAAAATTTTCGGCGCGAAAGATAATTCTGCTGCGCTCGAGAAATGTCCGGTTTGTGGCGGTGAATTAAAAATTCGCGCGGATGATACAGCGGAGGCGATCGCGACGCGGCTTGATGTTTACGAAAATGAGACTGTCCCGGCGATTGAAAAATACCGTGCCGAGGGGAGACTGGTGGAAATCGATGGCACGCAGTCGGTCGCAGCAGTGACCGCGGCTATTGCCGCCAAACTCGCGAATTAA
- a CDS encoding alanine--tRNA ligase, whose translation MKSDELRQKYLEFFAARGHAILPSASLIPENDPTVLFTTAGMHPLVPYLLGEKHPAGTKLSSCQKCIRTGDIDEVGDCCHLTFFEMLGNWSLGDYWKKEALSWSFEFLTQVLQFPLEKLAVSVFAGDDDAPFDAESFEIWKSLGMPENRIAKLPKKNNWWGPAGQTGPCGPDSEMFFWTGDGAAPNSFQESCEDPRWVEIWNDVFLQFEKTAEGKFIPLAQRNVDTGMGLDRVAAILQKQPTVFETDLFAPIIAKIKELSVGNGHAHSLQERERSERIVADHLRAASFIIGDPRGVPPSNVDAGYIVRRLIRRAIREARKLGFDFTQTFTTQIVEVVIENAGKHYPELVQNSAKILLEFEKEENQFKKTLEKGEREIASFLEKNNSVDGEKAFYFYETFGFPLELTEEFLREKNSAIQNPEKFFAAQKAHADQSRTASAGKFKGGLADDSETVSQLHTATHLLNAALRKILGDHISQKGSNITAERLRFDFNHSEKMTPEQIAAVEQFVNDAIARDLPVDCAELSVDEAKASGAVGVFDSKYGEKVKVFSVGDVSKEICGGPHAKNTGELGHFKIKKEESSSAGVRRIKAVLTKE comes from the coding sequence ATGAAATCCGACGAACTTCGCCAAAAATATCTCGAATTTTTCGCGGCGCGTGGTCACGCGATTTTGCCGTCGGCTTCGCTCATTCCCGAAAACGATCCGACCGTACTTTTCACGACGGCGGGCATGCATCCGCTCGTGCCTTATTTACTGGGCGAAAAACATCCGGCAGGTACGAAACTTTCCAGCTGTCAGAAATGTATTCGCACTGGCGACATTGATGAGGTCGGCGATTGCTGCCATCTGACTTTTTTCGAAATGCTCGGCAATTGGTCGCTCGGGGATTATTGGAAAAAAGAAGCACTCAGCTGGAGCTTCGAATTTTTGACGCAGGTTTTGCAATTTCCGCTCGAGAAATTAGCCGTCTCAGTTTTCGCCGGGGACGACGATGCACCTTTCGATGCTGAGAGTTTCGAGATTTGGAAAAGTTTGGGCATGCCGGAGAATCGGATTGCCAAGCTACCGAAGAAAAATAATTGGTGGGGACCGGCGGGGCAGACGGGACCGTGTGGTCCGGATTCCGAAATGTTTTTTTGGACGGGCGACGGAGCGGCACCGAACAGTTTTCAAGAAAGCTGTGAAGATCCGCGCTGGGTCGAGATTTGGAATGATGTTTTCCTGCAGTTCGAGAAAACCGCTGAGGGTAAATTCATTCCGTTGGCGCAAAGAAATGTCGACACCGGCATGGGTCTGGATCGCGTCGCGGCGATTCTGCAAAAACAGCCGACTGTTTTCGAGACAGATTTGTTTGCGCCGATTATCGCGAAGATTAAAGAATTATCAGTAGGGAATGGGCATGCCCATTCCCTACAAGAGCGCGAACGCTCCGAACGCATCGTCGCCGACCATCTGCGCGCCGCGTCGTTTATCATCGGTGATCCGCGCGGTGTGCCACCGTCGAATGTCGATGCGGGCTACATCGTGCGGCGTTTGATTCGTCGAGCGATTCGCGAGGCACGCAAACTCGGCTTCGATTTCACACAAACTTTCACGACGCAGATTGTCGAAGTCGTGATTGAAAACGCGGGCAAACATTATCCTGAGCTCGTCCAAAATTCCGCCAAGATTTTGCTCGAATTTGAAAAGGAGGAAAACCAATTTAAGAAAACTTTGGAAAAAGGCGAGCGTGAGATTGCGAGCTTTCTCGAAAAAAATAACTCAGTCGACGGCGAAAAAGCCTTTTATTTTTACGAAACTTTTGGTTTTCCGCTGGAGCTAACCGAAGAATTTTTACGCGAAAAAAATTCAGCGATTCAAAATCCGGAAAAATTTTTCGCAGCGCAAAAGGCGCACGCCGACCAGTCGCGCACAGCTTCGGCTGGGAAATTCAAAGGTGGCTTGGCGGATGATTCTGAGACTGTCTCGCAGTTGCACACAGCGACGCATTTGCTGAATGCCGCCTTGCGAAAAATTTTAGGAGATCACATTTCGCAAAAAGGCTCGAACATTACAGCGGAACGATTGCGTTTCGATTTCAATCATTCTGAAAAAATGACGCCGGAGCAGATTGCCGCAGTCGAACAATTTGTTAACGACGCGATTGCGCGCGACCTGCCAGTCGATTGTGCCGAGCTGTCGGTCGATGAGGCGAAAGCCTCCGGCGCGGTCGGAGTCTTCGATTCCAAGTACGGTGAGAAAGTAAAAGTTTTTTCGGTGGGCGATGTGTCGAAAGAAATCTGCGGCGGACCACACGCGAAAAATACAGGCGAGCTCGGGCATTTCAAAATTAAAAAAGAAGAGTCGAGCTCGGCGGGAGTGAGGCGGATTAAAGCAGTTTTAACTAAAGAATAA
- a CDS encoding CTP synthase — MKTKFIFVTGGVCSSLGKGIATASIGALLKSAGFSVFPMKLDPYLNVDPGTMSPFQHGEVFVTDDGAETDLDLGHYERFIDVPLTKESTVTSGQIYLEVLEKERRGDFLGGTIQIIPHITRTIRERILLAAKVSKADVVLVEIGGTVGDIEGEPFLEAIRHMRYQLGAAQTLFVHLTLLPYLAASGELKTKPTQASVRELRRIGIAPDLILARSDLPIEQKHIKKIALFCDVTEECVIPAPTVDSIYCIPANFEKSGITKIIEKKLDLPLKRPKLEKWEKLAVACTLEKKKLKIACVGKYTDLDDAYISVNEALKAAALAAGHGLECVWVNSEKLTKKDSPEWDKIKSASGILVPGGFGERGVEGKIRVAEYARENKIPYLGLCLGMQILVIEFARHVLNLPDANSEEFNPTTKNPVINFIPNQRKILKKGGTMRLGAYRCELQAGSLSHKLYGQKIISERHRHRFEVNNDYRAVLEKSGLRFAGINPDVDLVEISEIKNHPFMLGCQFHPEFLSRPFRPHPLFLGFIHAAAKH, encoded by the coding sequence ATGAAAACTAAATTTATCTTCGTCACCGGCGGAGTCTGCTCTTCTCTCGGGAAGGGGATTGCGACAGCTTCCATCGGCGCGCTTTTGAAGTCGGCGGGTTTTTCCGTCTTCCCGATGAAGCTCGATCCCTATCTCAATGTCGATCCGGGGACGATGTCGCCTTTTCAACACGGCGAAGTTTTCGTCACGGACGATGGTGCGGAGACGGATCTCGACCTCGGTCATTACGAGCGCTTCATCGATGTGCCACTGACCAAAGAATCGACGGTGACTTCTGGGCAAATTTATCTCGAAGTTTTGGAAAAAGAACGCCGCGGTGATTTCCTCGGCGGGACGATTCAAATCATTCCACACATTACCCGCACGATTCGCGAGCGCATTCTGCTCGCCGCGAAAGTTTCGAAAGCCGATGTCGTCTTAGTTGAAATCGGCGGAACAGTCGGTGACATCGAGGGCGAGCCTTTCCTCGAAGCGATTCGTCACATGCGCTATCAGCTCGGTGCGGCGCAAACCTTATTCGTGCATCTCACACTGCTGCCGTATCTCGCGGCTTCGGGCGAGCTCAAGACCAAACCGACGCAGGCTTCCGTGCGCGAGCTGCGCCGAATCGGCATTGCGCCGGACTTGATTCTCGCGCGCTCGGATCTGCCGATTGAACAGAAGCACATCAAAAAAATTGCTTTGTTCTGTGATGTCACCGAAGAGTGCGTGATTCCTGCGCCGACAGTTGATTCGATTTACTGTATTCCGGCTAATTTCGAAAAGTCGGGCATTACCAAAATCATCGAGAAAAAACTGGACCTGCCGCTCAAAAGACCGAAGCTCGAAAAGTGGGAAAAATTGGCGGTGGCATGTACGCTCGAAAAGAAGAAACTCAAAATCGCCTGCGTCGGGAAATACACTGATCTCGACGATGCTTACATTTCCGTCAATGAAGCACTCAAGGCGGCGGCTCTGGCTGCCGGTCATGGACTCGAATGTGTTTGGGTGAATTCCGAAAAGCTGACCAAAAAAGATTCGCCGGAGTGGGACAAAATCAAATCGGCGAGTGGAATTCTCGTGCCGGGTGGATTCGGCGAGCGGGGAGTCGAGGGCAAGATTCGGGTCGCGGAATACGCGCGTGAAAACAAAATTCCTTATCTCGGGCTGTGTCTCGGCATGCAGATTCTCGTGATCGAGTTCGCGCGCCATGTCCTCAATTTGCCTGATGCGAATTCGGAGGAATTCAATCCGACGACCAAAAATCCAGTCATTAATTTCATTCCGAACCAGCGCAAAATTCTCAAGAAAGGCGGCACGATGCGGCTCGGTGCTTACCGCTGTGAGCTGCAAGCCGGATCGTTGTCGCACAAACTTTACGGTCAAAAAATTATTTCCGAGCGTCACCGCCACCGTTTCGAAGTGAACAACGATTATCGCGCAGTACTGGAAAAATCCGGTCTGCGTTTCGCGGGCATCAATCCGGATGTGGATCTCGTCGAGATTTCCGAAATCAAAAATCATCCTTTCATGCTCGGCTGCCAATTTCATCCGGAATTTCTCTCGCGTCCATTTCGTCCGCACCCGCTTTTCCTCGGCTTCATCCACGCCGCCGCGAAGCATTGA
- a CDS encoding aminoacyl--tRNA ligase-related protein, protein MKLSQSLSQTSKTVAHDADSVNAKLLTQAGFVKKEAAGVYSYLPFGRQVLAKIEQIVREEMNAVGGEEVLMPALTPLENWKKTGRDTVDIAFHPTEKTVLGWSHEEIVTPLAKTRIKSYRDLPLCVYQIQTKFRNEARAKSGLMRGREFLMKDMYSFHATKEDFEQYYERVKAAYFKVFERVGLKSFLVKAGGGEFTENISHEFQVLTEAGEDKLKICEKCGLGWNAEMEIAKCEKCGGELIEKKGAEVGNIFDLGTKYSDAFELNFADEKGAQRKVLMGCYGIGVSRLVATIAETCHDAKGLIWPESVAPFQVHLIVLGDDKKVLTEAKKVYEALSVKSEVLFDNRDLPAGVKFADADLIGIPLRLVVSPKTLATDSVEIKKRSAEASELVSLKNLLAKMF, encoded by the coding sequence ATGAAACTCTCTCAATCGCTCTCCCAAACGAGCAAAACCGTCGCGCACGACGCCGATTCCGTGAATGCGAAATTATTGACGCAGGCTGGCTTCGTGAAAAAAGAAGCCGCGGGGGTTTATTCTTATTTACCGTTTGGTCGCCAAGTTTTGGCGAAGATCGAGCAAATCGTCCGCGAGGAAATGAACGCCGTCGGCGGTGAGGAAGTTTTGATGCCCGCACTGACGCCGCTCGAGAATTGGAAAAAAACGGGGCGCGACACCGTCGATATCGCCTTTCACCCGACAGAGAAAACCGTGCTCGGCTGGAGTCATGAAGAAATCGTCACGCCGCTCGCCAAAACGCGAATCAAAAGTTATCGTGATCTGCCGCTCTGCGTTTACCAAATTCAGACGAAATTTCGGAATGAGGCGCGCGCGAAATCCGGTCTCATGCGCGGTCGCGAATTTTTAATGAAAGACATGTACTCTTTCCACGCGACCAAAGAAGATTTCGAGCAATACTATGAACGCGTGAAAGCCGCTTATTTCAAAGTGTTTGAGCGCGTCGGTTTGAAAAGTTTTTTGGTGAAAGCGGGCGGCGGCGAATTCACGGAAAATATTTCGCATGAATTCCAAGTGCTGACTGAGGCGGGCGAAGACAAATTAAAAATTTGTGAAAAGTGCGGACTCGGCTGGAACGCGGAAATGGAAATCGCTAAATGCGAAAAGTGCGGCGGCGAATTGATTGAAAAAAAAGGCGCGGAGGTCGGTAATATTTTCGACCTCGGCACGAAATACTCGGATGCGTTTGAGCTGAATTTCGCTGATGAAAAAGGCGCGCAACGAAAAGTTTTGATGGGCTGCTACGGCATCGGCGTCTCGCGGCTCGTCGCGACCATCGCCGAAACCTGCCATGATGCAAAAGGGCTGATTTGGCCGGAAAGCGTCGCACCATTTCAAGTTCACTTAATCGTACTCGGCGACGACAAAAAAGTCTTGACAGAAGCTAAAAAAGTTTATGAAGCATTATCGGTAAAAAGCGAGGTGCTTTTCGATAATCGCGACCTGCCAGCGGGCGTGAAATTCGCTGACGCTGATTTAATCGGTATTCCACTGCGTTTGGTGGTTTCACCGAAAACACTCGCAACTGATAGTGTCGAAATCAAAAAACGCTCGGCGGAAGCTTCGGAATTGGTCTCGCTAAAAAATTTGCTTGCAAAAATGTTTTGA
- a CDS encoding RNHCP domain-containing protein gives MRDKNSTNSGFTCANCGRAVSPAAKTARNHCPFCLWSLHVDCTVPGDRAADCRGKMEPVALFQKRDEWIVIHRCEKCGKEIPNKCAPDDSFEALLTLTALQQ, from the coding sequence ATGCGCGATAAAAATTCGACGAATTCGGGTTTCACTTGTGCTAATTGTGGACGGGCAGTTTCACCTGCCGCCAAAACCGCGCGCAACCATTGCCCGTTTTGTCTGTGGAGTCTGCATGTCGATTGCACCGTGCCGGGAGATCGCGCGGCTGACTGCCGTGGCAAGATGGAGCCAGTCGCGCTTTTCCAAAAACGCGACGAGTGGATCGTGATTCACCGCTGCGAAAAATGTGGCAAGGAAATTCCCAACAAATGCGCCCCGGATGATAGCTTCGAGGCGCTGCTCACTTTAACTGCGCTTCAGCAATGA
- a CDS encoding phosphatase PAP2 family protein: MLNWYFVGIIAALAAAGFYGLDEFSLKTIKKFRREFHPVVLQIFNAISFTPFVIATLFVIPFFFVLRYLDFFSAAALTLTCLLATGGAFTLKYIFRRVRPLGHQTYLGKIDSAFPSAHTAGSFASAFVLAFFWPAWSAPFFVLAALVAFSRIYLELHFFSDVMGGILLAYLFTVLTLDSTLLTFIGF, translated from the coding sequence ATGCTGAATTGGTATTTTGTCGGAATCATCGCGGCGCTGGCGGCCGCCGGCTTCTACGGTCTGGATGAATTTTCTCTCAAGACTATCAAAAAATTTCGTCGGGAATTTCATCCGGTCGTTCTGCAAATTTTTAACGCTATTTCCTTCACGCCTTTCGTCATCGCGACGCTTTTCGTAATCCCATTTTTTTTCGTTTTGCGCTATCTCGATTTTTTCTCAGCCGCGGCGCTCACGCTGACTTGTCTACTGGCGACCGGGGGCGCATTTACTTTGAAATATATTTTTCGTCGTGTGCGGCCACTCGGTCATCAGACTTATCTCGGCAAGATCGATTCGGCTTTTCCTTCTGCGCACACTGCTGGTAGTTTTGCTTCGGCATTCGTCCTAGCCTTTTTTTGGCCGGCGTGGAGCGCACCGTTTTTCGTGCTCGCCGCGCTCGTCGCGTTCTCGCGGATTTATCTGGAGCTGCATTTTTTCTCTGATGTGATGGGCGGGATTTTGCTCGCTTATTTATTCACGGTGCTCACGCTCGATTCGACCTTGCTCACTTTCATCGGATTTTGA
- a CDS encoding NAD(P)-dependent oxidoreductase produces the protein MKKQTFLITGGTGFLGCHLARNLVQRGHRVKLLDLETLNEPDLWGKVENYVGDIRNRILVDRLMADVDVVIHAAAALPLAKPKEIIDTTVRGTKIILEEAKKNKVGRVVYISSTAVYGVPMKHPIVETDPRVGVGPYGHAKIAAEELCEKFRKEKMVITIIRPKTFIGTGRLGVFQILFDWVRRGAKIPVIGNGQNRYQLMDVEDLANAVWLAASKPAKLANDTFNVGAKKFETVAKDLNSFFRKVGSKSRVLKTPAGLIKGTLALFERLGLSPLYAWVYATADKDSFVSTEKIEKQLGWRAKYSNSDTLIRTFEWYAKHWKEYESATGITHRVAWKQGILKIARFILQ, from the coding sequence ATGAAAAAACAAACTTTTTTGATCACTGGCGGCACGGGATTCCTCGGCTGTCACCTCGCACGAAATCTCGTGCAGCGCGGTCACCGCGTGAAGCTGCTCGACCTCGAGACACTGAATGAACCTGACCTCTGGGGCAAGGTCGAGAACTATGTCGGCGATATTCGCAATCGCATTTTGGTCGATCGACTAATGGCGGATGTCGATGTCGTGATCCACGCTGCCGCCGCGCTACCACTCGCGAAGCCGAAGGAAATTATCGATACAACTGTGCGCGGTACGAAAATAATTTTGGAAGAAGCGAAGAAAAATAAAGTGGGGCGCGTAGTTTATATTTCCTCGACAGCGGTCTACGGCGTGCCGATGAAGCACCCCATCGTCGAGACTGATCCGCGCGTCGGTGTCGGACCGTATGGTCATGCGAAAATCGCGGCGGAAGAATTGTGTGAAAAATTCCGCAAAGAAAAAATGGTAATCACAATCATTCGTCCAAAAACTTTCATCGGAACAGGTCGCCTCGGCGTCTTCCAAATTCTCTTCGACTGGGTGCGCCGTGGTGCGAAAATCCCCGTCATTGGCAACGGTCAAAATCGCTATCAGCTAATGGATGTCGAAGATCTCGCGAATGCGGTCTGGCTCGCCGCGAGCAAACCAGCAAAACTCGCGAACGACACTTTCAATGTTGGCGCGAAAAAATTCGAAACCGTCGCCAAAGATTTGAATAGTTTTTTCCGCAAAGTCGGCAGCAAATCCCGCGTGCTGAAAACTCCGGCGGGATTAATCAAAGGCACGCTCGCGCTTTTCGAGCGGCTCGGGCTCTCCCCGCTCTACGCCTGGGTCTATGCGACCGCGGACAAAGATTCATTCGTCTCGACGGAAAAAATCGAGAAGCAGCTCGGCTGGCGCGCGAAGTATTCGAATTCTGACACACTCATCCGGACTTTCGAGTGGTACGCGAAACACTGGAAAGAGTACGAATCAGCAACCGGGATCACACACCGCGTCGCTTGGAAGCAAGGGATCCTGAAGATTGCGCGTTTCATTTTGCAATAA
- a CDS encoding HD domain-containing protein, translated as MGKSERPELPFHEDFYYPFEYELSEFAKRFKSALGKANFQEEDKKRIQFAWVQACLFHKGQTRKEKNSKGERLPYVIHPLEVALSVLEMGGGPAAVMAALLHDVREDDKWVKRRKRDELVQLFRGRVVEVLTRLVSKYRLSPKGRVIKLSPCRYFEKLNQEPEAVFIKTIDRLKNLMSCGRILDQASKASADELATAVDFVRKQIQETDQFVIPLAENHYAKLARKLKILNFKLETRLQVVEVFLLQNETRNLQDPLLPSDAVCDPGC; from the coding sequence TTGGGAAAATCCGAAAGACCGGAGCTGCCGTTTCACGAGGATTTTTATTATCCTTTTGAATACGAATTAAGCGAGTTTGCAAAACGGTTTAAGTCTGCTTTGGGCAAGGCTAATTTTCAAGAAGAAGACAAGAAGCGAATTCAATTTGCTTGGGTGCAGGCTTGTCTTTTTCACAAAGGGCAAACGCGTAAAGAAAAAAATTCAAAAGGCGAGCGGTTGCCTTATGTGATTCATCCGCTTGAGGTCGCGCTCTCTGTTTTGGAAATGGGTGGCGGACCAGCTGCCGTCATGGCTGCTTTATTGCACGATGTTCGTGAAGACGACAAGTGGGTTAAGAGAAGAAAACGCGACGAACTAGTTCAGCTTTTTCGTGGTCGAGTGGTCGAAGTCTTGACCCGCTTAGTTTCGAAATATCGTTTGTCGCCAAAAGGAAGAGTAATCAAACTTAGTCCATGTCGATATTTTGAAAAGCTCAATCAGGAGCCAGAAGCAGTTTTCATCAAGACTATTGATCGTCTCAAAAACCTAATGTCGTGCGGTCGAATTTTAGATCAAGCAAGCAAAGCTTCTGCAGACGAGCTCGCAACAGCTGTAGATTTTGTTCGCAAACAAATTCAAGAAACCGATCAATTTGTCATTCCGCTTGCCGAGAACCACTATGCCAAATTAGCGAGAAAACTAAAAATTCTCAATTTCAAACTTGAAACACGACTGCAAGTTGTCGAAGTTTTTTTATTGCAAAATGAAACGCGCAATCTTCAGGATCCCTTGCTTCCAAGCGACGCGGTGTGTGATCCCGGTTGCTGA